The proteins below are encoded in one region of Pleuronectes platessa chromosome 14, fPlePla1.1, whole genome shotgun sequence:
- the frmpd4 gene encoding FERM and PDZ domain-containing protein 4, with protein MDVFSFVKMPKLSGNRTRSPGWPPPSGTWSSSQGPPNGWDMGANREGRDCYINHVSHSSSLEEIRLDGDKFVPPAPRKVEMRRDPVLGFGFVAGSEKPVVVRSVTPGGPSEGKLIPGDEIIMINDEPVSSAPRERVIDLVRSCKESILLTVVQPYPSPKSAFISAAKKAKLKTNPVKVRFAEEVIINGQVPETVKDNSLLFMPNVLKVYLENGQTKSFRFDSNTSIKDVILTLQEKLSIKSIEHFSLMLEHRADGSASKLMLLHEQEMLIQVTQRPGSHKMKCFFRITFVPKDPLELLRRDAVAFEYLYVQSCNDVVLERFGSELKYDTALRLAALQMYILTINTKQSQKVSLKYIEKEWGLALFLPPAVLSSMKEKNIKKALTHILKTNQNLVPPGKKLTALQAKVHYLKYLSDLRLYGGRVFKSTLIQGEKHTEVTLLVGPKYGISHVINTKTNLVALLADFSHVNRIEMYTEDDRRVRVELHVMDVKPITLLMEAVDAMNLACLTAGYYRLLVDSRRSIFNMAKSTDGVETSHAARVKQNYQAIECTYSTPHKAYEDRNNQRCSHEYSDQECEYLDHGRCEMQPVYITEIHQAQHSMHMAERAECCRIPCSQTYLNIPRPKSQDSSRSAKVSFIFGDPPLDSVNPQNLGYQRLMDEGPEMLDNHSHMYRRLEEDYRMMDAIEDGDGYQYTTKIFSPTECIEEPLLHDICYAETTDDAEDEDEISCEEDMLMSDIDKPMLLSLSGSSDDIIDLTSLPPPPEGNDEENNDVLLHSLNLAIAAPPPGFRDSSDEEEQQGAGTHAQGGRNDIPVSLIDSMPSHGAEGPGQPLDSAVVSTLQALEALAASEEPSPAQSESSTGVEISRAFSPDSSDSGNETNSSEMTESSELASAQRHTESHLRMHVAATEGYRAMSEEKVEATAQSDGRTGAVQYNPQEHQEDEAKSSAVASSQIFHSDGGEMEPETMEIKSVSEYFTKLHMGSVMSSQRGKQREAESRVEGDACESPDRVHSAKEELTHLVGKYNAFTVRDSYYMNQLDLGRTHFKDRHQMSPECVSDSQASLVDRLTVKGEKQDSVEKSQKINAHSRSPSRGPVSVEGNATSQDIEQQKFKIPASEQEAARLYEYHMSKRVSSIQSEGVHSLQSSQCSSIDAGCSTGSSSCATPMDSPLCATDNMHVLSESSLKGLSYVTAEEKAHGPPGQGKAGHPMDPTLLRKIHAATSAEPGFTIARDGSHRMPKIKETTACTQLKKAGEESSLALCNETRTTANTMSPSSLQSSTEPSQLTRASPEPDLYALASSSGGSSCDPAAGSLRKPRRVRMLRRSWSTLMPGSRGLEALIEKTKATLTWRSGGQNFQSQDAPKVQRIFAAKTLPKSLSQGSIATSNSSGRGLQRGASPLQPESTAQRLDAGSWRCRGPFSHCFLRRKTDSDSEGRKTPSDAPCSASSVSLIRQGNTKRKADRKAEKSDKATAANDMSLKARLARVNSMKGKTYSLHTGFALARKDALDMISVLRSGIGNLSRGERPEVNKADMETFSQLLTVQATVLGGACSQMAVEYGSPEELLLTLTHSFHTLCCLTQACMSLVEGMSTKRERREVVAKVEEVVMNYVYLLRAAEAASGGSPSDQSVNALTHHSATMSAIINALIHSLNTQLYK; from the exons TCACCGAAATCGGCGTTCATCAGCGCAGCCAAAAAGGCCAAGTTAAAGACGAATCCTGTTAAAGTGCGCTTCGCTGAAGAGGTCATCATCAATGGCCAGGTCCCG GAAACGGTGAAGGACAATTCCCTTCTTTTTATGCCAAATGTTCTGAAGGTGTACCTGGAGAATGGGCAGACTAAATCATTTAGATTTGACAGCAACACATCCATTAAG GACGTCATCTTGACCCTGCAAGAAAAGCTATCCATAAAGAGCATTGAGCACTTCTCTCTGATGCTGGAGCACAGGGCTGATGGATCTGCAAGCAAACTCATGCTCCTGCATGAGCAGGAGATGCTAATTCAG GTGACACAGAGGCCAGGGTCCCACAAGATGAAGTGTTTTTTTCGAATCACATTCGTCCCAAAGGATCCTCTGGAGCTGCTGAGGAGAGACGCGGTCGCATTTGAGTACCTCTACGTTCAG AGCTGTAATGATGTGGTATTGGAGAGATTTGGGTCAGAGCTGAAATACGACACGGCCCTCCGTCTGGCTGCCCTGCAAATGTACATTCTAACCATCAATACCAAGCAGTCCCAGAAAGTTTCCTTGAAGTACATAGA AAAGGAGTGGGGTTTGGCGTTGTTCCTGCCTCCCGCGGTGCTGTCTAGCATGAAAGAGAAGAACATCAAAAAAGCGCTCACTCACATCCTCAAAACCAACCAGAACCTGGTGCCGCCTGGCAAGAAG cTGACTGCCTTGCAGGCGAAGGTCCATTATCTGAAGTATCTCAGTGACTTGAGGCTGTATGGAGGACGGGTGTTTAAATCGACACTAATT CAAGGCGAGAAGCACACAGAAGTGACACTGCTGGTGGGGCCCAAGTATGGTATCAGTCATGTGATTAACACCAAAACCAACTTGGTGGCTCTTCTGGCGGATTTCAGTCACGTGAATCGCATTGAGATGTACACGGAGGATGACCGCAGGGTTAGAGTGGAACTACATGTCATGGACGTAAAG CCCATCACTCTCTTAATGGAGGCTGTTGATGCAATGAATCTGGCTTGTTTGACTGCTGGCTACTACAGATTGCTGGTGGACTCCCGACGCTCAATCTTTAACATGGCCAAGAGTACGGACGGCGTGGAAACAA GCCATGCAGCGAGAGTAAAGCAGAACTATCAGGCCATCGAGTGCACATACAGCACACCCCACAAAGCCTATGAGGACAGAAATAACCAGAGGTGCAGCCACGAGTATTCTGACCAAGAGTGCGAGTACCTTGACCATGGGAGATGTGAAATGCAACCAGTCTACATCACGGAGATACACCAGGCCCAGCACTCAATGCACATGGCAGAGAGAGCGGAGTGCTGCAGAATCCCGTGCTCCCAAACGTACCTCAACATCCCCAGGCCCAAATCCCAAGACTCTTCCAGGAGCGCAAAGGTCTCCTTCATATTTGGAGATCCCCCCTTAGACAGTGTGAACCCCCAAAATCTGGGCTACCAGAGACTGATGGATGAGGGCCCAGAGATGCTAGACAATCACAGCCACATGTACAGGCGTCTCGAGGAGGACTATAGGATGATGGATGCCATAGAAGATGGGGACGGGTATCAGTACACCACCAAAATCTTCAGTCCCACTGAGTGCATCGAGGAGCCGCTGCTGCACGACATCTGCTACGCGGAGACAACAGACGAtgcagaggatgaggatgagatcAGCTGTGAGGAGGACATGTTGATGAGCGACATAGACAAGCCTATGTTACTGTCACTCTCGGGGTCCAGCGATGACATCATTGACTtgacctccctccctcccccacccGAGGGCAATGACGAGGAGAACAATGACGTGCTGCTGCACTCTCTTAACCTGGCCattgctgctcctcctcccggcTTCAGGGACAGCTCcgatgaggaggagcagcagggagcCGGGACTCACGCCCAGGGCGGCCGAAACGACATCCCAGTGTCCCTCATAGATTCGATGCCCAGCCACGGAGCCGAGGGCCCCGGACAGCCTCTGGACAGTGCGGTGGTGTCCACCTTACAGGCGCTCGAAGCCCTCGCTGCATCCGAGGAACCAAGTCCAGCACAGTCAGAGAGTAGCACAG GTGTTGAAATATCACGAGCATTTAGTCCCGATTCCTCAGATTCTGGCAACGAGACCAACTCCTCTGAGATGACAGAAAGCTCCGAGCTGGCCAGCGCTCAGAGGCACACGGAGAGCCACCTGAGGATGCATGTCGCCGCCACAGAAGGCTACCGCGCCATGAGTGAGGAGAAGGTGGAAGCGACGGCACAGAGCGATGGCAGAACCGGAGCCGTGCAGTACAATCCCCAGGAGCATCAGGAGGACGAGGCAAAGTCTTCTGCTGTTGCCTCCTCCCAGATATTTCACTCAGATGGTGGGGAGATGGAGCCAGAGACGATGGAGATCAAATCTGTTAGTGAATACTTCACTAAGCTGCACATGGGCTCAGTAATGAGCAGCCAGAGGGGAaaacagagggaggcagagagcaggGTCGAAGGGGATGCCTGTGAATCCCCTGATAGGGTGCACTCAGCCAAAGAGGAGCTCACTCATCTTGTTGGGAAGTATAACGCTTTCACTGTGAGAGATTCCTATTACATGAATCAACTTGATCTGGGGCGAACACACTTTAAAGACAGGCATCAAATGTCTCCAGAATGTGTGAGTGACTCGCAGGCTTCCCTCGTAGACAGGTTGACAgtaaagggagagaaacaggaCTCGGTGGAAAAAAGCCAAAAGATAAATGCCCATTCCCGCTCCCCATCCAGAGGCCCCGTCTCTGTAGAGGGAAACGCCACCTCACAGGATATAGAGCAGCAGAAATTTAAGATTCCAGCCTCAGAGCAAGAAGCCGCGCGGTTATATGAATACCACATGAGCAAGCGTGTGTCGTCGATACAGAGCGAGGGCGTCCATTCCCTCCAAAGCTCCCAGTGTTCCTCTATAGATGCCGGTTGCagcacaggcagcagcagctgtgccACGCCGATGGATTCTCCCCTTTGTGCCACAGACAACATGCACGTACTGTCAGAGTCATCGCTCAAGGGGCTGAGTTATGTAACCGCTGAGGAGAAAGCTCACGGGCCTCCAGGCCAGGGGAAGGCGGGTCATCCCATGGACCCCACCCTGCTGAGGAAGATCCACGCAGCGACCAGTGCCGAGCCTGGATTCACGATTGCACGGGATGGAAGTCACAGGATGCCGAAGATTAAAGAAACCACAG CTTGCACACAGCTGAAGAAGGCTGGAGAAGAGTCATCTTTAGCTCTCTGTAATGAGACCAGAACCACCGCTAACACCATGTCACCATCATCATTACAAAGTAGCACAGAGCCCAGCCAGCTTACACGGGCCAGCCCCGAACCCGACCTGTACGCCCTGGCTTCTTCCTCAGGCGGATCTTCGTGTGACCCCGCAGCAGGCAGCCTCAGGAAGCCACGCAGGGTTCGGatgctgaggaggagctggagcaccCTGATGCCAGGTTCTAGGGGCCTGGAAGCACTGATAGAGAAGACCAAAGCCACACTCACATGGAGAAGTGGTGGTCAGAATTTCCAGTCTCAAGATGCCCCAAAAGTGCAAAGGATATTCGCTGCCAAAACCTTGCCCAAGAGCTTGTCCCAGGGCTCAATCGCCACCTCTAATTCATCTGGTAGGGGGCTGCAAAGAGGAGCCTCCCCGCTGCAGCCAGAGTCAACAGCACAGAGGCTGGATGCTGGTTCCTGGAGGTGCCGTGGGCCGTTCAGTCACTGCTTCCTCAGGAGAAAGACTGATAGTGATAGCGAAGGCAGAAAGACGCCCTCAGATGCTCCGTGTTCTGCCAGCTCAGTTTCTCTCATCCGCCAGGGAAACACTAAGCGGAAAGCAGACCGTAAAGCTGAGAAGAGTGATAAGGCTACTGCTGCGAATGACATGAGCCTTAAAGCAAGGTTAGCTCGCGTAAATTCAATGAAGGGGAAAACCTACAGCCTTCACACAGGCTTTGCACTTGCACGAAAGGATGCCTTAGACATGATCAGTGTGTTGCGATCCGGTATAGGCAACTTGTCCAGAGGTGAGAGGCCCGAGGTCAACAAGGCCGACATGGAGACCTTCTCCCAGCTGCTCACCGTGCAGGCCACTGTGCTGGGCGGCGCCTGCAGCCAGATGGCCGTGGAGTACGGCAgcccagaggagctgctgctcactctcacacacagcttCCACACACTCTGCTGCCTGACACAAGCCTGCATGTCACTAGTGGAAGGCATGAGCACCAAGAGAGAGCGGCGCGAGGTGGTGGCCAAGGTGGAAGAGGTCGTCATGAACTATGTGTATCTGCTGAGAGCGGCCGAGGCGGCGTCAGGAGGCTCCCCCAGTGACCAAAGTGTGAATGCATTGACACATCACTCTGCCACCATGTCTGCTATTATAAACGCACTAATTCACTCACTGAATACCCAGCTCTACAAATGA